The window CGTGGCCAACCTGCCGTACAACGTGTCGGTGCCGGTATTGCTGCATCTCCTCGCGCTGTTGCCCTCGCTGGAACGTGGTCTGGTGATGGTGCAAGCCGAAGTCGCTGATCGTCTCGCGGCTCGACCGGGTTCGAAGACGTACGGCGTCCCGTCGGTGAAGGCCGCCTGGTTCGCGGACGTACGCAGGGCCGGCGCGATCGGGCGCAACGTCTTCTGGCCCGCGCCGAACGTGGACTCCGGTCTGGTCGCCTGGACGCACCGACCGCCGCCCAGCGACCAGGTGTCGCGCGAGGCTGTATTCAAGGTGATTGATGCCGCGTTCGCGCAACGCCGCAAGACGCTGCGCGCAGTGCTTCGGGGGGCCGGGTACGAAGGCCTCGACGAGGCTTTGGCAGAGTCGGGCCTTGAACCCACGACCCGAGGAGAGACGCTGAGCATCGACGACTTCTGCCGCCTGACGCTCGCGCTCGAGGCCGCCTCGTGACCGCCGCAATGTTGCCGCCGTCGCGCGAGTTCGTCGTAC of the Nocardioides sp. genome contains:
- the rsmA gene encoding 16S rRNA (adenine(1518)-N(6)/adenine(1519)-N(6))-dimethyltransferase RsmA; this encodes MTDPAPPTLLGAAEIRALAARLDLRPTKQRGQNFVIDPNTVRRIVRESGIGADDVVLEVGPGLGSLTLALLEAGAEVTAVEIDPRLAALLPETIASYAPGHEARFRVVADDALRITGLPGPPPTALVANLPYNVSVPVLLHLLALLPSLERGLVMVQAEVADRLAARPGSKTYGVPSVKAAWFADVRRAGAIGRNVFWPAPNVDSGLVAWTHRPPPSDQVSREAVFKVIDAAFAQRRKTLRAVLRGAGYEGLDEALAESGLEPTTRGETLSIDDFCRLTLALEAAS